From a single Brassica oleracea var. oleracea cultivar TO1000 chromosome C5, BOL, whole genome shotgun sequence genomic region:
- the LOC106292194 gene encoding glutathione S-transferase T3-like — protein MEPFSFNPSGFVNLLASQRSLPIDVDSAEAAGISPGIVKPLERRKWVRKEDLVLISAWLNTSKDPIVSNEQKAGAFWKRIEEYFNSSPQLIGAVPREWSQCKQRWGRVNEQVCKFVGCHEAALKEQASGQNENDVMKAAHDIFLDDYGAKFTLEHCWRELRFDQKWRSFSCSKDGGKEKRKEACPEVVADDEEVRPPSVKAAKRKKHGNEHAYDQDQSMLAMKNSISKQKILERLLGKNEDTLSDEEVTGSAGDGLEVTGVGAHGCWMFAGCLFHG, from the exons ATGGAACCTTTCTCCTTTAATCCTTCCGGGTTTGTTAACCTTTTAGCTTCGCAGAGGAGTCTACCAATAGACGTTGACTCTGCTGAGGCAGCTGGTATCTCTCCCGGGATAGTGAAACCATTGGAAAGGAGAAAGTGGGTACGCAAAGAAGACCTCGTTCTCATCAGCGCTTGGTTGAACACGAGCAAAGATCCGATAGTTAGTAATGAGCAGAAGGCAGGAGCGTTTTGGAAGAGAATTGAAGAGTACTTCAACTCAAGCCCTCAGCTCATTGGCGCCGTTCCTAGAGAATGGAGTCAATGTAAGCAGAGGTGGGGAAGGGTAAATGAGCAGGTGTGCAAGTTTGTGGGATGCCACGAAGCGGCTTTGAAGGAGCAAGCCAGTGGCCAAAATGAGAATGATGTCATGAAGGCTGCCCATGACATCTTCTTAGATGACTATGGTGCCAAGTTCACACTTGAGCATTGCTGGAGGGAGCTCAGGTTTGATCAGAAATGGCGATCTTTCTCCTGCTCCAAAGATGGTGGGAAGGAGAAACGGAAGGAAGCATGTCCGGAGGTGGTGGCTGACGATGAAGAGGTTAGGCCTCCGAGTGTAAAAGCGGCGAAACGCAAGAAGCACGGGAATGAACACGCTTATGATCAAGATCAGAGTATGCTAGCTATGAAAAATAGCATTTCCAAACAGAAGATACTTGAGCGTCTCCTAGGCAAGAATGAAGACACACTTTCTGATGAAGAAGT GACAGGGAGTGCAGGTGACGGTTTGGAGGTCACGGGTGTTGGAGCTCACGGGTGTTGGATGTTTGCTGGCTGTTTGTTTCACGGGTAG
- the LOC106292195 gene encoding uncharacterized protein LOC106292195 produces the protein METPLSSIPQLVPNLTSATMVDGSPRAIALDTELLASVPDTKLRLMCSFGGHIMPRPHDMALTYSSGETRLVVVDRRSSLASLRSRLSSMLLNGRSFTLKYQLPNEDLDSLVTITTDEDLENMIEEYDRATSSATTSATHRIRLFLFANKLETAATMGSLLNSAKSETWFVDALNQSGLLPRGLSDSAAVNNTLVNLDEGTGGETEVQELETDVDGENNKRGDYITNDVMSHQEMHMSSMPDSPMLEPTGGSSSSSPSNANLPPIHVRVSEEQFAHQPMMGYNNAPIDNVTAVRNGQASSDDDRSDPSVMVGYKKPPLPMQPLLIPLRGAGGYSLASPDSIASDTSISSATSFPKPMYYQDQPPAIPKAPITHPETTLVQTSHGIPLHETTSVQTTSDVISQSGTYTTMDQQHQLQVQQPLLHQGVQYIPHPSQYIPVYSHQQQNYPVYVMSVPQSQQYVPSRTPPLCPNARPEAGQNVYQAVISQNPQVHQIQQQQLQQPQHQYMSYSGGPLETMYFHAQHPPVSNAIPLVSPYQSMTPAAAAAALADMSKQMTLDNDKEQQHIAASQPL, from the exons ATGGAGACTCCACTTTCATCTATACCGCAACTAGTCCCAAACCTCACTTCAGCTACAATGGTTGATGGGTCCCCACGTGCTATTGCTCTTGATACGGAACTACTTGCGTCCGTCCCAGACACTAAGCTTCGCCTCATGTGCAGCTTTGGCGGCCACATCATGCCTCGTCCACACGACATGGCCCTAACGTACTCCAGCGGCGAGACACGTCTAGTTGTTGTTGATCGACGCTCTTCACTAGCCTCGCTCAGATCTCGTCTCTCTAGTATGCTTCTCAACGGCCGGTCCTTCACACTCAAGTACCAGCTCCCTAACGAAGATCTTGATTCTCTTGTAACCATCACTACCGATGAAGATCTTGAGAACATGATCGAGGAATACGACCGCGCGACGTCATCAGCAACGACGAGTGCAACGCATCGGATACGGTTGTTCCTTTTTGCTAACAAGCTTGAGACGGCTGCTACGATGGGATCTTTGCTTAACAGTGCAAAGTCGGAGACGTGGTTCGTTGATGCTTTGAATCAATCTGGTTTGCTTCCTCGTGGTTTGTCGGATTCTGCCGCTGTGAACAACACCTTGGTGAATCTTGATGAGGGGACCGGAGGAGAGACCGAAGTTCAAGAACTAGAAACTGATGTGGACGGTGAGAACAACAAGCGAGGAGATTATATCACAAACGATGTGATGTCTCATCAGGAGATGCATATGAGTTCGATGCCTGATTCACCTATGTTGGAACCCACCGGTGGTTCTTCCTCTTCCTCTCCTTCCAATGCTAACTTACCACCGATCCACGTTAGAGTCAGCGAAGAACAGTTTGCTCATCAACCAATGATGGGTTATAACAATGCACCGATTGATAATGTCACTGCCGTAAGAAATGGTCAGGCTTCATCGGATGACGATCGATCAGATCCTAGTGTGATGGTTGGATACAAAAAGCCACCGTTGCCGATGCAACCATTGCTGATCCCTCTCAGGGGTGCCGGTGGGTATAGCTTGGCATCTCCTGATTCTATTGCAAG TGATACTAGCATTTCTTCTGCTACTTCATTTCCGAAGCCGATGTACTACCAAGACCAACCTCCAGCCATCCCAAAAGCCCCGATAACACATCCTGAAACAACATTGGTCCAAACCAGTCACGGCATACCTCTGCATGAAACCACTTCAGTCCAAACCACATCAGATGTCATATCCCAGTCAGGTACATACACAACTATGGACCAACAACACCAACTCCAGGTTCAACAACCTCTCTTACACCAAGGTGTTCAGTACATCCCTCATCCATCACAATACATCCCGGTCTACTCTCACCAGCAGCAAAACTATCCGGTTTACGTAATGTCCGTCCCGCAATCTCAACAATACGTCCCATCAAGAACTCCTCCGCTCTGCCCAAACGCAAGACCTGAAGCCGGTCAAAACGTTTACCAAGCTGTTATATCGCAAAACCCTCAGGTTCATCAGATTCAGCAACAGCAATTGCAACAGCCTCAACATCAATACATGAGTTACTCTGGAGGTCCTCTGGAGACGATGTATTTCCATGCACAACATCCTCCTGTTAGCAATGCTATTCCATTGGTTTCTCCGTACCAAAGCATGACACCTGCGGCAGCCGCAGCCGCTCTAGCTGATATGTCCAAGCAGATGACTCTGGATAACGACAAAGAACAACAACATATTGCTGCGTCTCAACCGCTTTAA
- the LOC106293935 gene encoding probable lipid phosphate phosphatase 4, whose product MGKITLGSHTVKSHGWKVAREHLIDWIILVLLGIVIIVLNIMEPFHRYIGPDMLTDLTFPLYQDTIPIWAVPIICILVPICIFTVYYYFGRDVYDLHHAILGIGFSCLVTGVTTDSIKNAVGRPRPNFFHRCFPDGKAKFDSVTKDVVCHGVKKIIKEGYKSFPSGHTSWSFAGLTFLAWYLSGKIKVFDRRGHVAKLCLVFLPILVAVLIGITRVDDYWHHWTDVFAGAIIGIFFSSLSYLHFFPYPYDDNGWAPHAYFRMLAESSRRDTTMTRSGSREMLENDVELGSSSMPHHRNRGSTDSE is encoded by the exons ATGGGTAAGATAACGCTTGGATCTCACACGGTAAAGAGCCATGGATGGAAAGTGGCTCGAGAGCATCTAATTGACTGGATCATCCTCGTCCTCCTCGGTATTGTCATCATTGTTCTCAACATTATGGAGCCATTTCATCGCTACATCGGGCCAGACATGTTGACCGATCTAACTTTCCCATTGTATCAAGACACCATCCCTATTTGGGCTGTCCCG ATTATTTGTATATTGGTTCCGATATGCATCTTCACAGTGTACTATTACTTTGGAAGAGATGTTTATGATCTTCATCACGCCATTCTCG GTATTGGATTCTCATGTCTTGTGACTGGAGTCACCACTGATTCCATCAAAAATGCGGTCGGTAGGCCACGACCTAACTTCTTCCACCGATGTTTTCCCGATGGTAAAGCG AAATTTGATTCGGTTACTAAGGATGTTGTGTGCCATGGAGTTAAAAAAATCATCAAAGAAGGTTACAAGAGTTTTCCTAGCGGTCACACTTCCT GGTCCTTCGCCGGTTTAACTTTCCTTGCATGGTACTTATCGGGGAAGATCAAAGTCTTTGACAGAAGAGGACACGTGGCAAAGCTATGCCTTGTGTTCTTACCAATACTCGTCGCAGTTCTCATCGGAATAACACGCGTCGACGACTATTGGCATCATTGGACCGACGTCTTCGCCGGTGCGATCATCGGAATATTTTTCTCATCTTTATCTTACCTCCACTTTTTCCCTTACCCATACGACGACAATG GATGGGCACCACATGCGTATTTTAGAATGTTGGCCGAGAGTAGTCGTCGTGACACAACGATGACTCGGAGCGGTTCACGAGAGATGTTGGAAAACGACGTTGAGCTTGGCTCTAGCTCCATGCCGCACCATCGTAATCGAGGAAGCACTGATTCTGAATGA
- the LOC106293845 gene encoding uncharacterized protein LOC106293845, translated as MWKEESLDLVLVPAGLAVMVAYHVWLGYTIIHRPKLTAISLNAESRRLWVFAMMDDPMKNGVLAVQTIRNNIMASTVLATTAITLCSIIGVFVSSNSPSESTASPMIYGNKSPLLATIKNFSILICFLMAFLCNVQSIRYYAHVSFLVTVPVSRGEKEHCEYVARNLNRALYFWFLGLRAFYFSFPLFLWNFGPTPMFVCCCMMSSILYFLDTTTSFTRRLHSQSFRETAESMDGEIESVVHAL; from the exons ATGTGGAAGGAGGAATCGTTGGATTTAGTACTAGTGCCGGCGGGTCTCGCCGTGATGGTCGCTTACCATGTCTGGCTCGGCTACACCATTATCCACCGTCCGAAGCTCACCGCTATCTCCCTCAACGCTGAATCTCGAAGACTATGGGTCTTCGCTATGATGGAC GATCCGATGAAAAACGGTGTATTGGCAGTACAGACAATCAGGAACAACATAATGGCATCAACCGTTTTAGCCACAACAGCAATCACTCTCTGTTCCATCATCGGCGTCTTCGTAAGCAGCAACTCCCCTTCGGAATCCACAGCGTCGCCTATGATATACGGCAACAAAAGCCCTCTCCTTGCAACCATCAAGAACTTCTCGATCCTCATCTGTTTCCTCATGGCCTTTCTCTGCAACGTCCAGTCCATCAGGTACTACGCCCACGTTAGTTTCCTAGTCACCGTGCCCGTCTCCAGAGGGGAAAAAGAGCACTGCGAGTACGTGGCTAGGAACCTGAACCGAGCTCTCTACTTCTGGTTCCTCGGGTTGAGGGCCTTCTATTTCTCCTTCCCGCTCTTCCTGTGGAACTTTGGTCCCACCCCCATGTTTGTGTGCTGTTGTATGATGTCTTCGATTTTGTATTTCTTGGACACGACCACTTCTTTTACTAGGCGTCTCCACAGCCAGTCGTTTAGAGAAACTGCTGAGTCGATGGATGGTGAAATCGAATCAGTGGTTCATGCTCTCTAG
- the LOC106292876 gene encoding uncharacterized PKHD-type hydroxylase At1g22950, whose translation MVDGNGTSAGNSHQIVSAAVRATVSCRKLRINPNNEVRPDNYEDLQLDFPNPVYKNLEKYLPPDMLVSNREERVRFMTDIMLSHLPSGERSKAQKHSDYRSKIVSNYQPLHRELYNLVPRLCFVPSFLKAINENTEDSFRSIISEASPGVFVFDMLLPSFCEMMLAEIDNFEKWVAETKFRIMRPNTMNKYGAVLDDFGLDTMLDKLMECFIRPISKVFFNDVGGATLDSHHGFVVEYGKDRDVDLGFHVDDSEVTLNVCLGNQFVGGELFFRGTRCEKHVNTATKSDEIFDYCHVPGQAVLHRGRHRHGARATTSGHRVNMLLWCRSSSFRELQRLQKDFSSWCGECSCEKREEKARTFDAIRKKYVKAVHAPQA comes from the exons ATGGTGGACGGTAACGGAACTAGTGCAGGCAACTCTCACCAGATTGTTTCTGCGGCGGTGAGAGCTACGGTTTCGTGCCGTAAGCTGAGGATAAACCCTAACAACGAGGTTAGGCCAGATAATTACGAGGATCTGCAGCTCGATTTCCCTAATCCGGTTTACAAGAATCTGGAGAAGTACTTGCCTCCGGACATGCTGGTCTCGAACAGGGAAGAGAGAGTGAGGTTCATGACTGACATTATGCTCAGTCACCTTCCTAGTGGAGAGCGGTCCAAG GCTCAAAAGCACAGTGACTATAGGAGTAAGATAGTATCAAACTATCAG CCACTTCACAGGGAGCTGTATAATCTAGTTCCTAGACTATGTTTCGTTCCCTCTTTCCTAAAGGCGATAAATGAGAACACAGAGGATAGCTTCAGAAGCATCATATCTGAAGCTTCTCCTGGTGTTTTTGTCTTTGACATGCTCCTCCCTAGCTTCTGCGAGATGATGCTAGCCGAG ATAGACAATTTTGAAAAGTGGGTGGCTGAGACAAAATTCAGAATCATGAGACCAAACACAATGAATAAATACGGTGCTGTGCTTGACGACTTTGGCCTTGATACCATGCTTGACAAACTCATGGAATGTTTCATACGTCCCATTTCCAAAG TGTTCTTCAATGATGTTGGTGGAGCAACTCTGGACTCTCACCATGGGTTTGTTGTCGAGTATGGTAAAGATAGGGATGTTGATTTAG GCTTTCATGTGGATGATTCAGAAGTGACTCTGAACGTTTGTTTGGGTAACCAATTTGTGGGAGGGGAGTTGTTTTTCAGAGGCACACGGTGTGAGAAACATGTTAACACAGCGACAAAGTCAGAT GAGATATTTGATTATTGTCATGTACCGGGGCAAGCTGTACTTCACCGCGGGCGCCACCGCCATGGTGCCAGAGCCACAACATCTGGACACAGGGTCAACATGCTTCTATGGTGCAGAAG CTCTTCGTTTAGAGAGCTACAAAGACTTCAGAAGGACTTCTCCAGCTGGTGCGGAGAGTGCTCTTGTGAAAAGAGAGAGGAGAAAGCACGGACGTTTGATGCTATAAGAAAG AAATATGTTAAAGCAGTGCATGCTCCTCAGGCTTGA
- the LOC106295595 gene encoding T-complex protein 1 subunit delta: MAAVTASRPRASKAESFVDNKRKEDIRSANINAARAVADAVRTSLGPKGMDKMISTASGEVIITNDGATILNKMDVLQPAAKMMVELSKSQDSAAGDGTTTVVVLAGALLRVCQTLLGSGIHPTVISDALHKSCAKSVDILTAMAVPVELTDRDSLVKSASTSLNSKVVSQYSTLLAPLAVDAVLSVIDPEKPEIVDLRDIKIVKKLGGTVDDTHTVNGLVFDKKVSHAAGGPTRMENAKIAVIQFQISPPKTDIEQSIVVSDYTQMDRILKEERNYILGMIKKIKATGCNVLLIQKSILRDAVTDLSLHYLAKAKIMVIKDVERDEIEFVTKTLNCLPIANIEHFRAEKLGFADLVEEASLGDGKILKITGIKDMGRTTSVLVRGSNQLVLDEAERSLHDALCVVRCLVSKRFLIAGGGAPEIELSRQLGAWAKVLHGMEGYCVKSFAEALEVIPYTLAENAGLNPIAIVTELRNKHAQGEINSGINVRKGQITNILEENVVQPLLVSTSAITLATECVRMILKIDDIVTVR; this comes from the coding sequence ATGGCGGCGGTGACGGCATCGAGACCTCGCGCATCCAAGGCCGAATCCTTCGTAGACAACAAACGTAAAGAAGACATCCGCTCCGCCAACATCAACGCCGCCCGCGCCGTCGCCGACGCCGTCCGCACGAGCCTGGGCCCTAAGGGGATGGACAAGATGATCTCCACCGCGAGCGGCGAGGTCATCATCACCAACGACGGAGCCACGATCCTCAACAAGATGGACGTTCTCCAGCCAGCGGCGAAGATGATGGTGGAGCTTTCCAAATCGCAGGACTCAGCCGCCGGAGACGGGACCACAACGGTCGTGGTACTCGCCGGAGCCTTGCTCAGAGTGTGCCAAACGCTTTTAGGTTCCGGGATCCACCCTACCGTGATCTCGGACGCGCTTCACAAGTCTTGCGCGAAGTCCGTTGATATCTTGACCGCCATGGCTGTCCCCGTGGAGCTCACGGATCGAGATTCGTTAGTTAAATCGGCGAGCACGTCGCTGAACAGTAAGGTTGTTAGTCAGTACTCTACTCTGCTCGCTCCGTTAGCTGTTGATGCGGTTTTATCAGTGATAGATCCGGAGAAGCCGGAGATTGTTGATCTGCGTGATATCAAAATTGTTAAGAAGCTTGGTGGCACTGTTGACGATACGCACACTGTTAACGGTTTGGTGTTTGATAAAAAAGTTAGCCACGCTGCTGGTGGGCCCACGAGGATGGAGAATGCCAAGATCGCTGTGATTCAGTTCCAAATCTCGCCTCCCAAGACTGACATCGAGCAGAGTATTGTTGTCTCTGATTACACTCAGATGGATAGGATCTTGAAGGAAGAGAGGAACTACATCTTGGGGATGATTAAGAAGATCAAGGCCACTGGTTGCAATGTGTTGCTGATTCAGAAGAGTATTTTGAGGGACGCTGTGACTGATTTGTCGCTTCATTATTTGGCGAAGGCTAAGATCATGGTGATTAAGGATGTGGAGAGGGATGAGATTGAGTTTGTGACGAAGACGTTGAACTGCTTGCCGATTGCTAACATTGAGCATTTTAGGGCTGAGAAGCTTGGTTTTGCTGATCTTGTTGAAGAAGCGTCGCTTGGAGATGGGAAGATTTTGAAGATCACTGGGATCAAGGACATGGGGAGAACCACCTCTGTTCTTGTCCGTGGATCTAACCAGCTTGTCCTTGATGAAGCTGAGAGGAGTCTGCACGATGCGTTGTGTGTTGTCAGGTGTCTTGTGAGCAAGAGGTTTTTGATTGCAGGAGGTGGTGCGCCAGAGATTGAGCTCTCGAGGCAGCTAGGCGCTTGGGCTAAGGTGCTCCATGGGATGGAAGGTTACTGTGTGAAGTCTTTTGCTGAAGCTCTGGAGGTTATTCCTTACACGCTGGCTGAGAATGCAGGTTTGAATCCTATTGCCATTGTGACTGAGCTGAGGAACAAGCATGCTCAAGGGGAGATCAACTCTGGGATCAATGTTAGGAAAGGGCAGATCACTAATATCTTGGAGGAAAACGTGGTGCAGCCTCTGCTTGTGAGCACCAGCGCAATCACTCTCGCAACTGAATGCGTAAGGATGATTTTGAAGATCGATGACATCGTTACTGTGAGGTAG